In one Umezawaea sp. Da 62-37 genomic region, the following are encoded:
- a CDS encoding amidase family protein: MGDLRYAGAAELRARYSTKEVSPTEHVRATLDLLEETQPELRAFTTVTADLALAQAAEAERLILADGEGAWLGRSLLGVPVSVKDLTPTAGVRTTRGSLLRAHWVPEQDAPAVARLRGAGAVLIGKTSTSEFGWSAGTANRITEPVANPWDRTRSAGGSSGGAAAATAAGIGVAALGTDGAGSIRIPAAFCGVVGYKPTFGRVPYVPMSPEGLSHLGPLARDVATARLVADVIAGPHPDDPLSTPRLPRRSWTGAVRVAWLRWPDESGEVAAIARAAADELGDVVEVEPPFTDPYPHLVTILAAFDAGQRPEDDALSDPFRLRVVEHGRRLSAADLAHALTERQRLLQQVDALMRRFDVVASPTAWIEPFAVDRWRPDDDGDDLDWLAWCRAAYPFNLTGQPAVSVPAGFTAAGLPVGLHLAGRRHEDDLLLDVAERFETARPWRHQYLRRDQG, from the coding sequence ATGGGTGACCTGAGGTACGCGGGCGCGGCGGAACTGCGCGCCCGCTACTCGACCAAGGAAGTGTCCCCGACCGAGCACGTCCGCGCGACGCTCGACCTGCTGGAGGAGACCCAACCGGAGCTGCGCGCGTTCACCACGGTGACCGCCGACCTCGCCCTGGCGCAGGCGGCCGAGGCGGAACGGCTGATCCTGGCCGACGGCGAGGGGGCCTGGCTCGGGCGTTCGCTGCTCGGTGTGCCCGTGTCGGTCAAGGACCTGACGCCGACCGCCGGGGTGCGCACGACCCGCGGCTCGTTGCTGCGCGCCCACTGGGTGCCGGAGCAGGACGCGCCCGCCGTGGCCCGGCTGCGCGGCGCCGGGGCGGTGCTGATCGGCAAGACGTCCACCTCGGAGTTCGGCTGGAGCGCGGGCACCGCCAACCGGATCACCGAACCCGTGGCGAACCCGTGGGACCGCACCCGCAGCGCCGGGGGCTCCAGCGGCGGCGCCGCGGCGGCGACGGCGGCCGGGATCGGCGTCGCCGCGCTGGGCACGGACGGCGCGGGCTCGATCCGGATTCCCGCGGCGTTCTGCGGGGTGGTCGGCTACAAGCCGACGTTCGGGCGCGTGCCCTACGTGCCGATGAGCCCGGAAGGCCTGTCCCACCTCGGCCCGCTGGCCCGTGACGTGGCCACCGCGCGGCTGGTCGCCGACGTGATCGCCGGGCCGCACCCGGACGACCCGCTGTCGACGCCACGCCTGCCGCGGCGCTCCTGGACGGGTGCCGTGCGGGTCGCCTGGCTGCGCTGGCCCGACGAGTCCGGCGAGGTGGCGGCGATCGCGCGGGCCGCGGCGGACGAGCTCGGCGACGTCGTCGAGGTCGAACCGCCGTTCACCGACCCGTACCCGCACCTGGTCACGATCCTCGCGGCGTTCGACGCGGGCCAGCGGCCCGAGGACGACGCGCTGTCCGACCCGTTCCGGCTGCGCGTCGTCGAGCACGGGCGACGGCTGAGCGCCGCCGATCTGGCGCACGCGCTGACCGAGCGGCAGCGGCTCCTCCAGCAGGTCGACGCGCTGATGCGGCGCTTCGACGTGGTCGCCTCGCCCACCGCGTGGATCGAGCCGTTCGCGGTCGACCGGTGGCGGCCCGACGACGACGGCGACGACCTCGACTGGCTGGCGTGGTGCCGCGCCGCGTACCCGTTCAACCTCACCGGCCAGCCCGCCGTCTCCGTCCCGGCGGGGTTCACCGCCGCCGGACTGCCGGTCGGGCTGCACCTCGCGGGCCGACGGCACGAGGACGACCTCCTGCTGGACGTGGCCGAACGGTTCGAAACCGCCCGCCCGTGGCGGCACCAGTACCTCCGAAGGGACCAAGGGTGA